Part of the Lolium rigidum isolate FL_2022 chromosome 6, APGP_CSIRO_Lrig_0.1, whole genome shotgun sequence genome, tttccaatattctagctcccggaatatagatttcttcttccacatggctacgtgcccgtcagctcccttcggaaccgattgtccgccgagaccctttccaaagatgactttcaaacccttgaccatatcaaatacctcagcaccgagtgtgttccgcgaggcttcggccggtgatctgccttgccgttgtaatgcttgcctttctttcttcttggatgacctttcggaagaaatcgacgatgcccaaggtacacgttcttcttacaatttggcaaatgtacactttcggtctcatgtaagcagtgcgtgcatgcattgtatcccttatttgacgagtcccgaaaggttactaagagcaggccaatcgttgatggttacgaaaagcaacgctcgtaggtcaaattcctcttctttgtgctcatcccacacacggacaccaggtctgccccacagctgtaaaagctcatcaactaatggccttaggtacacatcgatgtcgttgccgggttgcttcggaccttggatgagcaccggcatcataatgaacttccgcttcatgcacaaccaaggaggaaggttgtagatgcatagagtcacgggccaggtgctatggctggagctcgctcgccaaaaggattcatgccatccgtacttagaccaaatcttatgttccttgcgtcagctgcaaaatctttgaactctctgtcgatctttctccattgcgttccatctgcggggtgtctcaactccccgtccgacttacggtcctctttgtgccatcgcaacaacttggcatgctctttgttcccgaacggacgtttcaaccgtggtattataggagcataccacatcaccttggcgggaaccctcttcctgggtttccggccctcaacatcgtcaccggggtcatcgcctcgatcttataacgcaatgcggtgcataccgggcattcattcaaattctcgtattcaccgcggtagaggatgcaatcgttgatgcatgcatgtatcttcagaacctctaaacctagagggcagacaaccttctttgcttcgtacgtagtggcgggcaactcgttattctttggaaacatattcttcaacattttcagcaagttttcaaatgccgagtcagctacacctgcctgtgccttccatctcagcaaatccagtgtgcagcccagctttttcggaccatcgtcgcatccggggtacagcgccttcctgtgatcctctaacatgcgatccaaattctccctctctttttcagtttcgcagcgtctccgtgcatcagcaatggtccgaccaagatcatcaacgggatcatcacgtgcctcttcttcaccttccccttcaccttcagcatcctccatgaaagtatcaccgaaatgagaaagatagctttcatcattgaaatcatccccttcttcatcttcttccattataacccctctttctccatgcttggtccaacaattatagcttggcatgaaaccgtgccgaagcaggtgcatgtgaacatctcttgaggaagagtaacccttccgattcttacacttaacacatggacagataacaaaaccccctgcttgttcgcattagccactacgaggaaatctttcaaacccgtactgaactcgccggagagtcggttaccgtacatccattgccgattcatctgcattattataatataaaatatataattaaccatcatgcatttgttaaactaactagctacaaacaatataaattaaacaatgaactacacacacatgcatattttatcaatgacacatcaaaggttcaagttgctaaccgcgatcgaggaggaaaaaataaatgagaaagctcaagtgtgactccaacacttcatatcatgtttgtttcatgctcttggggcatttcatcaaacaccttatgtgcataagaggaaccaaaagcaaacctaacactcacttgtgaagtttgtgaagagaatggctccaaatggctaagtgttggctgctggatgggtatatataggggaggggctttagtcccggttgggctggccaaccgcgactaaaggccttcgggcacctttagtcgcggttgggctggccaaccgcgactaaagccccccacgtgcaccagctggccaccgtgcgccctgggcccaggcctttggtcgcggttcgccacacgaaccgcgactaaagaccccattagtcgcggttcctttaccttcgcgacttatggggcttcccggaagcctgtttttccaccagtgtcagTACGCAGTTAACCAATCCCGTCACGGACTTGCTTCCTTcagaggtggcggtggggttttCCGCGGCCACCGGTGCAAACGTTGAGCTTCATCAAATTAGGTCCTGGTCCTTCAGCTCTACACTTGCTCGCGAAGGTACTGTCTATCTATAAACTAGCTTAcagttgttgaattttctcctatTCAGAGTTTAGTGGTTGCCGCGTCTAGTTTGAGCTTACAGCCGCATGGTCTCTATTTTTTTGTTCATGTGAGTGATTGTTTTTGTTTAATAATACTTATCTTTTTGACTATTTTATCAATGAACAAATGGATCAGATGCAAAATGTAGGATCGCTATTGAAATTACAGACCACGGTGAACAAATGTTTTTAAGAGCGTGAACAGATATTTCAAACTTGAAAATACCAtgtaaaaatattaaaatttgataaaaaaaatattgACACCATCTGGAAGCACTGGCCGCGCATATATTAGATGACAAAGTGTATGCAACCGataaacaaaatataaattgtgAAAAAAAGCTGTAATCATAAACAAATACAAAATTATTACGGATAATTATTGTCATCTAAAAAATTATAACTAGTAAAAAAAGTGAATTTCGCTTTTTAGCCTGTAATTatgcatttgtgacactaattacctACTGAGGGAAAAATCCTCTAGAATATTTGGACCTTCGTTTTGTGGTGTGTATCCATTGGGCAGGGTCTTAGTTGATGACCGGTGTTCAAAAGTATTAGTACGAGAAGGAATGAACAATTGGATAAGAGAAACCTGGGCATAATCGTGGATGATGCCCTCCTATCTTTACACATTTTATCATGCCACATCGACGAATCATGGCTGTCCTATATAACAAACAAAAATTCTAAACTCGGATAAAACCGTGTTTAAAGGCTGCTAGATGGGATATTTTTGTAGAAGTTCCACCAGatggggtaatatgtgtcacaaatacACTACTgtagggtaaaaagtggaattcactcaaaataaagtctaaatatTCAAAAGCATCACTATCATGAACAAGAACCATCACTACCATAAACAAAAAATATCTTTGATCTAAATAATAAATATTATTCAAAATGTGTTGACGAAAGGGAAGTAGATTGACCACAAACAATAGTATAACTTAAGATGTACAAAACACCGAAAATAATCTCTAACCAGAAGACCATTATGGTATAAAAAAATTGACAGGTATGAAACAAAATTCTTAAGATATAAAGAACagagggaaaatgatttaaaaaaattgttgaaaagagaaaaacataaatgctaaATGTCATTAGCACCGAATGCCCAATGGGATGCTACTTGGGGACTGCGGTGGGGTCTGAACTTTGAAGCTGAGTGTGCCTCTTTAGACTtcatttattattttctatttctcgAAAAGAGGCCACATACTTGAGAAAATTCTAGTTTGCACCACTTATTTGTGAAAATTGAATCGCCTTATTCTAATTGTGACACAATACACTGAACAATTTAACATGTTTTTAGCATGAAGTTAGTTTGTCTTCTAGTCATCTTCTCCCTAGTACCAAGTTCCAACACATTGAGCAGCTAGTTTTGCACCAAGCAAACGAAATCCAGTTTTTTCTTCTGTGTTTGTAATCACAGTGTATTCTGATATATCACTCAATTCAATACGGTTCACTCAATTCAATTAGCTAACTCAGACAAACGATGATATTTGCGCAGAAAAAAAGATACTGGTTATTGTTGGAGCCGTTGGATCTGCCACAGTCCTGGCAATTGTATTAGTCCTGGTTTGGTTCCTTCTAGCATGTTCCAGGTGGAGGCGCACACGCGATTCCTTTGGGCGGGGAATTTATGGACTTAGGAGGTTTGAGTACAGCGAGTTGGTCGGAGCAACAGGGAGATTCTCCAGGGACAACACACTTGGAGCTGGTAATTTCGGCATAGTATATAAGGGGAGCTACACTGACGATTATGGCAACCAAGAAGTGGCTGTGAAGGAAATAAAGAAGACTACAGGAGTAATTGAGGATTTCATGTCCGAACTCAAGACAATTAGTGCAACAAGGCACGTGAATCTAGTCGAGCTGAAAGGATGGTGCTGCAGCAGAAACATATGGAACTTGATCGATTTTATGTGTTGGTGCAGACAACAAAGGGTTAAACTCTTTCTTGTGTATGAATTGGTGCCTAATGGCACACTGGAGGAGCACCTACACAGCATGGAGGAAACTCTACCATGGGAAAAGAGGTATTGTACAATACGTACTGCATCCACAATAATTTGAAAGGTTGGAGAAGTATGAATTCCCCAAGAGTAAAAACATGAGATCGTGTGCTATATATGTCTCAAGATTTCACTTTACTCTTTAATATATTTCACAGGTATCAAATAGTTAAGGGCATAGGGTCTGCACTTCGTTATCTCCATCACGAGTGCAATAAAACCATCTTGCACAGAGATATCAAGCCAGGCAACATACTACTGGACAATGATTTCAACGCCAAGCTCGCTGACTTTGGGCTATCGAAGATTATCGCCAGCAAAAACAATACAACACTTGTTACAACTGCTATAGGGACAATCGGATACATGGATCCAAAGTGCATGAAAGATGGGAAAGTCAATTTCAACCGTAAGTATGATGTCTACAGTTTTGGAATTCTTCTACTAGAGATTGCAAGTAGAAAGTCCAGGGAGCAAGTCATGGAGCAGTATAGAAACAGCGCAGAATCACCAATGGTGGAGGTCGCTGATGAGAAACTGAATGGTGTCTTCGACAAGACGCAAATGGAGCGTGTGATTGTCCTAGGCCTCAAGTGCTCTGAACCCGATGAGAAACAACGCCCTTACATGGTGGATGCAATGAAATTCCTGGAGGACGGCATAAAGTTACCTGCTATAACCGAAATAAATGGCCAACTATGTGCACCAGGCACTATTAGCTCTAACCAGGATTCACTTTTTCCACCTAAGCTTAGCGGTTGATTCCTGGGTCGACGCTTAATCATGGGTCATCCATGCATTTGTGTTTCTTAATACGCATGCAACTCTAGCTGTATAGCGATGTAATTCAGACATTAATTGGTATATCGCCTGCATAAGTGTTATCGGTCTTAATTTTTATTATGTCTATCTCCACTAGGAGAGCACAGAAATGTAGACTAGTACTGCCCAACCGAAGGGCGGCTGGTTATTCGTGTAAATGTAACTTCTCATATTATTTGTATGTCTGAGTTTCATCAAGCTCAGTGGATATTTCTAAAACAAGTACACTCTCATGTGTTCACTACATAATAAGTAGCTTAGCAATCAAGGTATCGTCATTGCTGCGATCAATAAACCCATCGGAACATGCCAGGATGTGGTGGACGCTGAAGCTGCAGCCATTCTGGCGGGTCTTAGACTTGGATTAGAGCTGCAGGTGGAGAGTCTGGTCCTGGAGTCTGATTCTCAGGTGGCTATTGAAGCAGCTAGGAACAAGACTCACAAACAAGTCAGAAGTCACGACAGTGGAGCATTTTCAAGGATATTGAGGAAGCCAAGTGTGGCATTCCTGTTTGTCTTTGTCTTTCACTAGGAGAAAGCTGAATGGACTGGCTCATGGCTTAGCCCATCTAGCTAGTCAGTCTGGTATTTGTAATCACTGGGTTGGTGTAGTGCCAGATTTTATTGCCGAACTTGCTATGCAAGATGTTGTAAACACTGATATTgagtaatgaagaagtttccccctcaaaaaaaaaaagtagcttAGCAATTGTCAGAAATTGTGGCCAGTGTGACGCGCTGGGCTACTTCTTGTGGCCATTTTCAGAAAGTAACACGTTCAGCAATACCATCTCCTTGCCCACACACTTTTCAAAAGAAGAACTCCATGCCAATGGCACATCGATAACTCAGGTTGACTGGTTGAGCAGGCAATGCAAACAGCTTACCTTGCTAGAAAACGGAAGTCTAGTCGCTGCTGCTCTGCTCCCGTGGTGGCTGGGCCACGCCTGAAATCGGAGACTGTGCCGCCGAGCACCGACGTGCTAGCTCTGCTCGTCTCGCGCCGGTGTGTACCGTCTCTGAGCCTGCATCTTGACGGCCGTCGGCAGCCGGCCGCCGGCGCGGAGTTTGAATTGGGGAGGATTTGCGGAAGTGGGCGGACGAAATTAGGGATTCCAGACGACCTGCAGTGCAGACTGGGGGCAAAAGGAGCCGGGTTCAGAGCCGTTCGATGCATTTGAGGTAGTTAAATCTGGTGCGTCTGATCAAACGGTTAGCTTGTAGCAATTGTTTCAGCGAAACTACTTCACGTCCGACGTTTCTAGTTCGAATTTTGTACGAACAATATTGAGGGTCGGACGGCCAAGCGGTGGAGCGGCCGCGTCGTAAATACAAAAACCATGGTATTTTTCCAGGGTATAAGTAGCATCGGTTTGCAACATTTTTTCAGTAGTTGATAAGGTCGTGAGAACACCTATTAATGCTGAAAAAACCTCGAACGCAATGTGTTTTTTGAGTATGTAGCATTTCGAAAAAGCAATATTGGTTTGTAAAATATTTTAAGATCCAtaatatgtactccctctgtACGCATTTAATCGACGCGGCTTTAGTTCAGAACATGCATCTAACTAGTTCACGTCCGCGTCAATTAAAACAGACCCGAGGTAGTAGCAAATAACTTTCGCAATATTTTAAGCATGTCCGCAGAGCAAAACAATTCCGTATGTATAAATCCCAAATTGTTTGCAGTAAATTGTAAGAATCATGTCACGTTTAAAAAAACAACACATCTATCTTTTTTTGTCTAACTCTTCCAACATTTCAGCATCACCTATGTAACAATGGATAAATCTATATGTAGCATATGCACAAAACTTATTACAGCACTTTGTCCATACGTATACAACAAAAATCAAAATCACATGTAGCAAAACTCAACCTCATATGTAACATCGAAAAACACAGGCCACCACAATCATTGAGTCTCGTCGCCGTCGAGCTCACCAAGGACGAACCGGACTAGCGGGAGCCTCGATGTCGTCAGATCTGAGGACCCTCAATATTCTATCCGGCAACCCACCATCTTCCCTAAGCTTGAAGCTCCCTCCGCATAGATCTATGGCGGACAACATTTACCGTGGTGGCTCCTAGGGAGATGACGCAGGGTGCCATGGGCATTACTAGCGAGCACGACACGGCCGTCTATGGTTGCATGATCCCCTGTCGCGAAGCCTCATACCGAGGAGAGCGCGTCATCTTCCATGGAGGCCGCCTTCGACGCGCATGGAGAGCACGGAGGAGGAGCGGAATCTTTAGCGCTCGCTACAGGAGGGAAGGAGCAGCTATGGCGGCGCTAGACGTGCCGGAGCCCCAGCGGCATCGGTGGCCATCGTAGGTTGTGGGCTCTGTCGTTTGACTTCCTTTTCTCTGGTCTGAAACAAGAGATAAAAGCGAAGATGAGAGGCGCGTGAGGAAGGCTACACAAGGCGGAGATGCGAACAATGCGAGGCGGTAATGCGATGGATGGACCCAACTGTAGCTACACCCGGGTCACAGATAGAGTTTTCATTTTTCTTTCTGAGTTGCTCATTCTTAGGTGTATGAGATTTAATAAATCTCAGTCAACTACTAAGATATTAGATTtgtctcatgttgacatgacagTTGCAAGTGAGTTATAACTTAGAAAATTGTTCCTACAttataaaataattatttgtaCAAAATATTTTTTAATGAGGTAAAACATTATTCATCCACTATATTTTTTTCATGAGGTTAAAATAATGTTAACGTGTCACAAATATTAGGGATGGCATTAGCCTACTCTAACCTAGTGCGATGCGAAAATATCGAGTTCTACTCTTCAAAGTAGACTGAAAACTAGTATCGACTTGTTCTCGAAAGAAGAAGTCTTTCATCGGGCCTTGTCAAATAGCTGTGAGATAAAAACGGCACTGGGATAGAAACCACTAGGTTCGTCTTGCCCTCACGGACCTCCATTCTTGATCTGTGATTTAAATCACAGTCGACTAAGCTCTACGTGCACCCGTTTAAAAAACCTGAAACAATGCGTTAAAAACATCGAAAGGCTCTTTGTCGAGGCTCTGGAAAACTTGCGGAGGTAGTGTTCAATAGATCTCTTCTTTTTTAAGTCCCTACTGTTTCAAAATATAGCAATAATCTTGTAAACTTTTGCCAAAAAATATAGTACCTCTGTCCGGCTTTAATCGATGCATCCACCAGGTataggggtgtaaacggatcaGATCGGATCGTATTTTGTTCATACCATATCCTTTaacataattttttttggatCTGGATCGAAGCGAATATTGATCGGTTTCGGATTCGAATGCGGATATATTGAACTGCGGATTCGAATCGGAAACGGGGCGAACTCGGCCCGGAAACAAACATAGTCGGTTATATGCTTGCATCGGTAGATACTTATAGTTCTTGCAAATGTTGAGAGGATTTAAACTTTTAgtcttttgtactccctccgtttctttctaTAGTCCTTATagattttggcatttgtttcataatataaggttgtagcttggcttttttcaaTTATCCCCTCCATCGGtcaactcccacacgacatgcatgaaaaaaaatccatacaaaataggaaacaattaattgagattcctaatgcatggctccaaggattgcttagatttaggaagcaatgtttttctttccttaattaaacctagctgcacatatatggagagtcaactaGACAGATTTGTGGAATTTGTTATGAtaagttaggaagttatcgatttccctaaTTTTAGTCCGATCTGAAATCGTTCAgccaggggtcttgtgtaaaaaatactcttgcgttaatttccgtgccaaaaaactataagcactatagaatggaacggagggagtagttaagaAAAAAGAGACATAATTTACGCTAAAACTTAAGAATTGATAGAATTTAGAGCTAAACAAGCTCGCCAATTGAATTTGGTAACTCAATAACTACTAACCTTGTGAATTAGCCTTGGTTTTTGACTAAAAAATTGAATTATCCGGTTTAAAACCTTCGGATTATCCTAATTAAATATCAGATaatatatatccgtgtgctatttGCTATACCATATCCTATACCATATTCGGAGGATCACTTCGGAATCGGATATCCATATCCGCCGGATTTTTCAAAATCAGATATGGACACCATAAAACGGATTCGGGACCGGTTTCGACATCCTATCCAGTTACATCCCTAACCAAGTAGGTACACGCATGCATGCAAGGCACCCCGCATTAATTAAAGCGGAATAGTAATGTGAGTTCAGAAAAATCCAGGAGATAAATCGGCCTAAAAGACCGTGCAGGATAGTGGAAATTTTCCTggctagccacaatgggagtatcataagtagtatcatgcatgtcatgttggtaaaaatctgatgtggcacaccgTTTAATAAGGTGAGAGATggaagtggtatcataatatgataccgtatcatagcacgtaaaactagaaaagttaatggcaaacacatcttgtacataaatttgcattaaaattctacaaaatattaaatatgatgatactatgatactatattataatactatgcattatgggggtagtatcataaactagtatcatgtgcatgatactagtgtatgatactttccattgtgactagtcaAACACAATCAACAATATAATAGCGCTATGCTCCAT contains:
- the LOC124664291 gene encoding L-type lectin-domain containing receptor kinase IX.2-like — encoded protein: MLMVTPTSRLLLFHIYASCCCFLLSYHVLEGSAASPFSFSFDFSDRSTYYYEDLLFEGDASQHDEVVDLTCNTRSKARFNCKGRMSYNHPVPFYQTTTGEVASFSTRFNFAIGFPGKYTGDGMAFFLSSNPSMLPLNSAGGNLGLHNGDGITAKATDRIVAVEFDTFENYFDSSPSHIGIDINTVRASVNTTSVNGSINGSMTAIITFNSSTLMLVASLHFDDKPSRPSYQAPVRVSTQLTNPVTDLLPSEVAVGFSAATGANVELHQIRSWSFSSTLAREEKKILVIVGAVGSATVLAIVLVLVWFLLACSRWRRTRDSFGRGIYGLRRFEYSELVGATGRFSRDNTLGAGNFGIVYKGSYTDDYGNQEVAVKEIKKTTGVIEDFMSELKTISATRHVNLVELKGWCCSRNIWNLIDFMCWCRQQRVKLFLVYELVPNGTLEEHLHSMEETLPWEKRYQIVKGIGSALRYLHHECNKTILHRDIKPGNILLDNDFNAKLADFGLSKIIASKNNTTLVTTAIGTIGYMDPKCMKDGKVNFNRKYDVYSFGILLLEIASRKSREQVMEQYRNSAESPMVEVADEKLNGVFDKTQMERVIVLGLKCSEPDEKQRPYMVDAMKFLEDGIKLPAITEINGQLCAPGTISSNQDSLFPPKLSG